The Caldicellulosiruptor acetigenus DNA window CTATTTGACACCCCAATTACAACTATGTGCTTATCCTTTAAAAAACTTTTGCAAAACTTCCCTCTTTTGAGCTTAAGATATCCACTTTTCAACTCTCTGAAGCCTATATCAAACCTTGGCGATAAAACTTCAACCTTGCAACCAGCTCCTAAAAAGGTTTTGGTTTTTATCAAAGAAGCTTTCCCTGCCCCTATAACTCCCACCTTAATATTATTTGCTACAAGTCCAATATGCATAAGATTTTCAAAGCTTGAATCTACTTCAAGAATATTCTCCTCATCAGATTTGAACAAATTTCACCACTTCCTTCTTTGTGTGCCTCTCTTAAAACTTCAACTGCCCTATCAATATATAAATTTGCTATCCTTAGCAAAAGCACTTCAATTTTTTCTCTCTCTTGGTTGTCAAAATCTTTTAACTTCTTCACTTGCATTTTACACAGCTGCTCTGCATGTTTCTTCATGTCCATAATTAAGTTTTTGTACTGCCTAAACTCAAGCCAATCAATAAATTCATCAACATATTTATCAATTATATGGTAGTTCTCTTGCATCTTTGAAATTCTAAATTCTTTGTTAACAGTATCCATCTTATGAACTTGGTCTATATCAATCACTTTAACGTTCGGAAGTTTATATACCTCAACATCAACATCTCTTGGCACAGCAAGGTCAAATATGAGTAAACTTTTTCCCTCTGGTATATCATCTTTGTGGACAACTGGATGTGGGGCAGATGTTGAACATATTAGACACTGGGCTTCTAAGATTGCCTCCTTTTTATCATAATACCCAAACTTTTCAGGATTTAGCTTAACGAATTGGTCAATTTTTTCATTTTTTCGTCCTATCAAAAACACTTTGTCGACATCTGAATTTTTAAAGTAGTTGCAAAATAAAAATCCAATATTTCCAAGTCCAATTATAGCAACTTTTTTGATATTTGACTCCTTTATAACTCTTCCAACAACTGATGCAATTGTAATGGGATGCTCATTTAACCTTGACGTTGTTCGAAACTCTTTCGAACATCTTAAGCTCAAATCAAAAAGTCTGTCAAGGACTGGGTTTTTACCGCCAGCTGAATCTGAAATCTCTTTTGCTTCTTTTACTTGAGCTACAATTTGTTCTTCTCCAACTATAAGCGAATCAAAACCACATACAACTTCAAATAGATGTTTTATACAATCTTTGTCTTTGTAAATATAAAATAAAGGCATATATTTCTTATCCCAGGCAAGTTCAGTGAATATTTCTTCTATGTCAATATATTCCTCTGAAAAGAAGTATATTTCTGTTCTGTTGCAAGTACTGAGAATTATGACTTCGTTTGCTAATTTTTTCAAGTCTATAAGCTTTTCTTGTAGCTTGGTCTTTGTCAGAGAAAACTTTTGTCTGATATCAATATCTACTTTGTGATTGATTCCAATGACCCATAGCACAAAACATCATCTCCGAAGGTTTTTGGATTATTAAGAGTTCTTATTAAAAAAGCCCTATGTGATTCTTGGTATAAGTTATTTTATTCTTTTCAATCTATCACTTTGATTAATCTCTGGAATTCTTTTGCTCTGTGTAATATGATTGCTATTAATTTCTTTTATATCCAAATATATCAGCCCCACCATCGGTTAAAACCTTAATTCTTTTGGATATTAAATTGCCCTCAAGAGAAATTCTATCATGTTGCACATCTTAGTGCAATTCTCTTGAGGGACCAGCAAGCTTGAGTAAACACAGTTGCTGTAGACTATAAAAAGATGTTGAAGTTACTCCCTGATGGCTTAAGCTTCTTTCAAATCTACCGTGTTTTTATTTTTCTGAGGAGAATCTTTAGAGGAGTTACTTTACCTTTTAGGATACTCGATGTCCAAATTAATATCAATTTTCTTCTTAGCCTCTCTTAAAAAAGTTCTCCTTCCCTGGTAAGCTCATAATATGTGTGATTTCGATGCTCAACACTTTTTCGTCGACGATGGTAATATTTAACTATTCTTCTTTCCACTCGCTTGATGAGCCCTCTCTCCTCCAGACTTTGAAGCCGATTCCTGCTTTCCTCCAAGGATAAACCCAGACGTATCGCCAGAAGTTTTGCATATTCCGGTCCAAGCTTTTTGAGGTAGGCAAGGATTGTTAAATCAAGAAGTTCATCTTGGTCATGCTTGACCGGCATACTTTCATCTCCTTTATTATGGATTTACCACTAAGTAGTTTGGTTTTTAAATACTAAAAATTTCCTCAGCATTGTATCTTGCAATTCGATCAATAATTTCTGGGTAAGCTCGATTCAATTCTAAGTACCGCACCGTCTTGGGTACACTTAGTAGATCATTGGGTTTGAGATTACTGTAATCGCTATTTAGTACACCTCGTTGGAAACGTTCCAGATGATTCAGCAACAGTTGAGAAGTAAGCCCATCCTGGCGAATTGTAAGACCGGGCACAGCACCAAAATCTTCGATTAAGTCAATAATATCTAAATTAGCATGGTCTATTATCACTTTTCGGGGTTCAATTCCTACCTTAGCAGCAATCTCAATTGTTTTCTCGGTAATTTCAACCCTGTTGTCTGGCGGAGTATGAAGGATTACTGGAACCCCATATTCCTTGGCAATCTTCAATTGTTCATGGAGGACCTGCTGCTCCCGCTGGTTTCCCTCATGCAGCCCAATCTCACCAAGCCCAACAACACCACTCATTTTAAGGTAGTCTGGAAGAGCGTCGATCACTCTGGTCCAATCGTCCGGTATTCCCATGGGGTGAATTCCAATGGTAACGTAAAGCTTAATACCATTTTTAGCAGCAATATTCATAGAAAGAGTTAACATCTGATGAAAATGATCAAAGAGTGTTTCGGCATGTTTTGCCCCAAAAAATAGGGAACAACCAATAATTTTCCTTACCCCTGCTAATGACATATTTTCCCATCCTTCGAACGGGAGTAACGAAACATGCACATGAGAATCTACAATTTCTTTCATCAATCTCATTCACCTGCCTTATTTTAGATTTAAGACATATAAATCAAGGCTTGATATAGGCATATCCTTCTGCCTGTTTTCTGACAATTTCTGTTATGCCAGCTGGTACAACTGTGACAAAATCGGGAAGGCTCTCTTCATCGACAAGCTGCCCTTTGAGAGCATTCCGGCATGCTACAAATTTTACTCCCACCTTTGATAATTTCTCCATCTGTTCCAAAAGCGATCCATTAATTGATCCATCGCACAAACCACCGCCTTCAGCTGGCTGGCATCTATTTTTAAAAATAGAAACTGCCTCACCATTAATCACTACTTCAATGTTAGCATTATCTTGCCCAACATCATTTAAAAAATTAGTGATATTTCCGAGTACTATCTGCCACCTGCTTAACTCATTGATATGGAAGAGAACCTTTAATCCATTCATCCAAACACCTACTTTCTGTTTAGTTTCAGCCACCTCGCTAAATGTGAAAAATATCTTTTCAAACCTCTCCTCTTTTACTTCACCTTAAAATACCATTTTTTCTAAGATACTCGGATAACTGGTCCCCATTGATAACTACCATATTGCCGTTTTTATTATATACCCATACTCTATCTTTCAAAACGACAACATTGTAATCTGCTTCCTTATCCATAGCACATGCATTACCACAACCACTGATGGTTATATTTCCTTGTAAATTGCCTGAGGATACTATATGCTCAGCTATAGCATGGACATCCCCAACACCATTTTTGCAATAGCGCGCACCTATGCATGTCTTGATTCCTTCACTATTCCATGCCAATGCTATTCTAAGGAATGGTAAAAACCCCATGCGGTTAATAACCTCAGCCAATCGTTCGTTTTGTGCAACCTGAATATAGCCATTAACAATACGTTTAACTGTATCGATTAGATATTCTTCCTTGATAACCACATCTAACCGAGTACCTAACTGTGGCTGACGACCACCTTTGCCTCCGAGATAAATCCAATAGCCGTCTTTGACTGCAATGATGCCCAAATCATTTAGTTGTGCCTCAACGCATGAATTAGGGCAACCATTTACAGCAATCTTAAATTTTTTCGGCGTCGCAAGTCCTGCAAGGCACTGATTGATTTGCGCTGCCAGTGGTGTAACGTCGCGAATTACACGTTTGCAATGCTCACAAGAACATACTTTAACATTTCGTACTACTGGCCCAATATCAGCCAAAGGCAGGCGAACCTTCTCCAACTCTTCAGCAATCTTGTCAAAATCCTCTGGCTTTATGCCAAAAATCATTATAGCCTGAGTAACTGTAAGCTTCGCACCTCCGTATTGTTTGCTTAGCCTCCAGATAGTCTCCAGCTGTTCTGGTTCAAGATACCCATTGACAGGATGGATTACAACAGCGTAACTACCATCTAACTGCTGTATAAACCCTTTATTGACGTACTTTTTCTCCATAACTACTCCCCTCCTTGAAAATTTTGGTAAAATATTTAAAACAAAGGGCAGAAGATGATAAAAAAGAGTGGACTACTATTATAGCAGCCCATAGGTTTTAGATTATTCAGAAGATGAATGTTAACGCTGGTTTACAGGTTTTAAGTTAAAGTTAGATCTATATTCGGTTTCTGTCCACAAAACTCTTTGAGCTACCATAGCTTCTGGGTTTAGTTGGACATCTTTTAATATCATTTCTTTAAATTTCTCATATCCCACTCTATCAATAAGGTGTCCGCCATGGAGATATTGAGGTTTATTATTCAACACATAAGCAGAAAATGCCTCCCAGTTTTTAAGTACACCCAAAACCACATCTTCTGTAACCCAGTTTAAGAAGATTTTTCCCATACGAGGTGTTTGCTTTCCTGTTCTGCCGCCGATCAATACCCTGTAAAATTTTTTAGGGTTCCTGGTCCAAGCCCCGGTTGGGCACACAAGAACACATTCGCCACAGCCGACGCAACAGCAATTGTCTTTGACGATTTTGCCTTTTTCAACAGATAAAACACCCGTTGCATGGCGTGCACATGCTTCCACACATTTTTTACACCCTATACAGCGCTCATAATCGTATTCTGTTTTTGTGATACCAATTATACCAAAATCATTAAAGTGAGCTTTGCCACAGTCATTGGGGCATCCTGATATACTTAACTTTATGTGATAATCGCTGGGGAATATAATCTTTTCTATTTTCCTGGCCAGGTCGGTTGTGTCAATGTTAGCATATATGCAATGACGATTGCCTATGCAAGCCATTATATTACGAGCACCTATGGTCGGATATCCGTTGTCATTAACTTCCATTTCAACACCGCATAACTTTACTTCTATATCCTCAATATAAGACCTTATATATTTGTTAACCGCCTCTATATTTTCATACTTAATACCAGGAATTGAAATTGTCTGCCTCATCCCTAAGTGAATTTCACCATTTCCCCACGTTTCCGCTATATGTTTGAACAATGGAAAATATTTAGCGCTTATTACACCACCAGGAACACGCATTTGAAGCATAAACTCACCACTTACTTTTGACTGACGATAGCAGTTTCTGCGAAGTTTTTCTACATCAATATCATAACCCATTATAATTCCCCCTCCTCATCAGTCCAGTAAATTTTTCGCCTTGGTATAATTAAAAACAGGGCCTTCTAAACAAACATATGTTTCATTTATCTTACAATGACCGCACTTGCCAACACCACAGGACATTCTTCTTTCAAATGATACCCAGATTTTCTCTTCAGATACTCCGTTTTTTAAACATTCTAAAGCGGCGAAGTGCATCATAACATGAGGTCCTACGATTACTACATTATAGTCCTCAAATGAATTGAATGGTATTTTCTTAATGTGTTCGGTAACAAGGCCAACTTCAAAACCTTCTATTATATTTCTATCAAGAGTATAGATCGTGTTAAATCTTGTTCTAAAATTTTTTAGATCCTCTTTAAACAAAATATTCTTTTCATCCCTGAATCCAGCAATAAAGTACAGGGATTTTATTTCATTTGGATTTTCGTAAAAATACTTTAAAAAACTTCTAACAGGAGCAACTCCAGTACCACCGGCAATGACAACCAAATGTTTGCCCTTAAATTCCTCTATCGGAAATGAATTACCGTAAGGTCCGCGCATAAATATCTTATCACCGGGCTTTAAATTGAATATCTCATTGGTAAGCTTTCCTACTTTCCTTATAGTAAGCTCCACCCAATTTTCACCCATAGAACTTACTGATATAGGAGCTTCTCCAATTTTAGGTATAGATACCTGAAAAAATTGCCCATGTTTAACTTTTGCGCTGGTTTCTACTCTAAAGGTATATACGTCTTCTGTTTCGGGAATAATGTCTATTATTTTATGTGGATGGGGAAGCATTATATTTTCGCTCATTTATTTTCCCTCCTCAGTTGATGGTGCTTGTTCTCTTGTTCGGCTAACTTCTCCTTTTTTAAGTTTTTCCACTTCATCATATAAACGATTAATAGTAGAAGAAAAAGATATTAGTTTAGGACATCTTTCCTCACAACGTCCACAGCCAACACACATATTCTCATCTTTAAAACGAACTTTGTAGTCGTAGATTTTGTGTAGGGTTCTAAACCTCATCCGCTCTCCAGCAGTTTTTCTAAAGCTCCATCCTCCCGCCATTGTTGTGAAATCTTCGTGCATACAGCTTGTTTGAACCCTTCTTCTTTCACCTACTCTGCCATTTTCGGTATATATGATATCTAAGGTATTAAAACAGCTGCAGGTTATACACACTGCGCTGCACGCTCCACAGCTTATACATCTTGAATTATAACTTTCCCACATCTCAAGGTTGTAAATTTTTTCTAACAACTCTTGGCTATCAATTTCAGGGATATTAACTTTTGTTGGGTTAGAAGTAACAAACTCAGGTGTAAATTCTACTTCTCTTTCATTGGCAAATAAATTTATAAATTCATGGTCTTTTACTTCTACCAATATGTTGTCCCCATCAAATCTAACTGCTAAACTGTAGTTGTCGGTTTTGTTAGAACCCATTGAGACGCAAAAACAACTATCCCAACTTTCTTTGCATTCCATCAAAATAAACTTTACTTTTTCTCGTAAACGCTTGTAGTAGATATCTTCTGCTCCCCCATTTTTGAGAAAGATAGTGTCAAGTCGCCTAAAGCCATTTATATCACAGGAACGGGCAAATATTAGAATCTTTTTATCGTCTACTTTGCTTTCTCTATATTCATCTTCGGTAAAGTAGAATAGTGCTTGGGTAATCGGATAGATCACTTCTTTTGGTGAAAAATGTGATTTCTCGTCATAGACTACATCCTCAATCGAGTTAATTTCTGCATATCGAATTAAATCTGTGTCTGAATAACGACCTCGCTTTTCAAAGCGTACAGGTGCATATATTCTATAGTCCTTTTGTAATACTTTTAAAATTTCATCCATTCTTTTAGTGCTTACACAATAACTCATGCTCTCTCTCCCTTCAATATGTGTTAACCTAAAGGTTATTTACAATCACTTTGTCAAATAATTAACTTTATCATAAGTATAACACCTGTAAAAATCCCAGTCCAATAAGAAATGGTTATAACATTAATAATGATTTCTTATATATCTACAAATACCAATTTTTACATGTCCATATTAAAAGTCCAAAGTATAACTCACTCTCGTAAGAAGACAACACTAAAAACGTTCATTTTGTCTTTGTTATTAGTAAAACAATATGGTACCATTATACTTGATAACATTATGATTATATGAGGTGACCGGTATGACCCTTAGAGATATAGAAATTTTCGTTACTGTTTGTGAGCTAAAAAGTATGTCTGCTGCCGCAAAAAAGCTCTATATGTCACAACCTGCTGTAAGTCAAGCTATATCACAAATAGAAGGAGAATTTCAGATCAAACTCTTTGACAGAATAGGCAAAAAACTTAGCCTTACCTACCCAGGTGAAATACTTTATAGTTACGGAAGACGCATACTCAATCTTGTTAGGGAAGCAGAAAATATCCTTTATGATGTGAGAAATATGAGGATGGGAAGACTAAATGTGGGAGCCAGTACCACAGTAGGAATTTATCTGCTTCCGAAAATAATTGGTGATTTCAGAGAAAAATTCAGTGTGGATGTTTACTTTACAATCGACAACACAGCAGGAATAGAAAAGCTAATACTTGACAATGCTATAGATCTTGGTATTGTAGAAGGACCAGTACACTCAAGGGATATTATTGTAATACCATATATAGACGATGAATTGTATCTTGTATCCTCAAAAAACCACAGATGGGCAGAGAAAGGAATTATCTGCCCCGAAGAAATTGAAAATGAAGATATAATTATGCGAGAAAAGGGAAGCGGAACGAGGGAAGTTTTTGAAGAAACAATGGCGAAAAATAATGTGAGGTACAGAATAAAATATGTTCTTAACAGTACCGAAGCAATAAAAAAGGCTGTCGAAGCTAATATAGGTGTTTCGGTCATTTCTAAGCTGGCTGTGGAAAAGGAAATAAGAGATGGCAGACTTGTGAAAGTTAATATTGAAAATATTAGATTTGAAAGAAAGTTTAGTATCATTTATCATAAAGATAAGTTCAAATCAAACTTATTTGAAGAGTTTATAAAACACCTTTATGATTACACCGTAAATAAATAAGATTAAAAAAAAAGTATCCACCACCCCCTTCTTATTAAGAGATAAAATAATGTCTATATTCCGAATTTGAATGTTCTATTTTTAGATATATCAAACCAGTTGTTGGCAAACATGGTTAAAAAGAAGTTATCTTTTTCATTTAATTGAACTAATTCGGCCTTAAAATTTTTAAATTCCTCGACTGAATTTACTTTCACATAAAAACCGTCTGCTGTTATAATTGGCAGTTCACTGTAGGTGTACCCATCCAAGTTTATCAAGTCACTCAAGCAACCTTTTCTAATTTTTGCAATAAGTTTTTTGTTCAAATCAATAATATCAAAGCTGTCAGGATAAGAATAAGTCTCACCTTCAATAGGAACAGCATCTCCTACTTTGAATGTTCTGGGGTGATTAGAATATTTTCTGATAATACCTTCGGGTAGCAAATAGTAATACTCATCAAAGCAGCTAACTACCATTTCTATATCTTCTTTTACAAGCTTAGTTACCTCTTCTTTCAAATCTGCTAAACCTGCTACAATCCCTCCACCAGAAACATCATAACCATCTACCAAAACAAATCTTCCTGTTGAAGAATTTGCTTTAAATTCATCAAAGCAAATCTTTTCCTTTGTTTTGATAGTTACTTCTGCAACATCGTTTGTTCTAACTTCATTAGCA harbors:
- the hemA gene encoding glutamyl-tRNA reductase, whose amino-acid sequence is MLWVIGINHKVDIDIRQKFSLTKTKLQEKLIDLKKLANEVIILSTCNRTEIYFFSEEYIDIEEIFTELAWDKKYMPLFYIYKDKDCIKHLFEVVCGFDSLIVGEEQIVAQVKEAKEISDSAGGKNPVLDRLFDLSLRCSKEFRTTSRLNEHPITIASVVGRVIKESNIKKVAIIGLGNIGFLFCNYFKNSDVDKVFLIGRKNEKIDQFVKLNPEKFGYYDKKEAILEAQCLICSTSAPHPVVHKDDIPEGKSLLIFDLAVPRDVDVEVYKLPNVKVIDIDQVHKMDTVNKEFRISKMQENYHIIDKYVDEFIDWLEFRQYKNLIMDMKKHAEQLCKMQVKKLKDFDNQEREKIEVLLLRIANLYIDRAVEVLREAHKEGSGEICSNLMRRIFLK
- the asrB gene encoding anaerobic sulfite reductase subunit AsrB; the protein is MSENIMLPHPHKIIDIIPETEDVYTFRVETSAKVKHGQFFQVSIPKIGEAPISVSSMGENWVELTIRKVGKLTNEIFNLKPGDKIFMRGPYGNSFPIEEFKGKHLVVIAGGTGVAPVRSFLKYFYENPNEIKSLYFIAGFRDEKNILFKEDLKNFRTRFNTIYTLDRNIIEGFEVGLVTEHIKKIPFNSFEDYNVVIVGPHVMMHFAALECLKNGVSEEKIWVSFERRMSCGVGKCGHCKINETYVCLEGPVFNYTKAKNLLD
- the asrC gene encoding sulfite reductase subunit C, producing the protein MGYDIDVEKLRRNCYRQSKVSGEFMLQMRVPGGVISAKYFPLFKHIAETWGNGEIHLGMRQTISIPGIKYENIEAVNKYIRSYIEDIEVKLCGVEMEVNDNGYPTIGARNIMACIGNRHCIYANIDTTDLARKIEKIIFPSDYHIKLSISGCPNDCGKAHFNDFGIIGITKTEYDYERCIGCKKCVEACARHATGVLSVEKGKIVKDNCCCVGCGECVLVCPTGAWTRNPKKFYRVLIGGRTGKQTPRMGKIFLNWVTEDVVLGVLKNWEAFSAYVLNNKPQYLHGGHLIDRVGYEKFKEMILKDVQLNPEAMVAQRVLWTETEYRSNFNLKPVNQR
- a CDS encoding DsrE family protein, producing MNGLKVLFHINELSRWQIVLGNITNFLNDVGQDNANIEVVINGEAVSIFKNRCQPAEGGGLCDGSINGSLLEQMEKLSKVGVKFVACRNALKGQLVDEESLPDFVTVVPAGITEIVRKQAEGYAYIKP
- a CDS encoding nitrite reductase, with translation MEKKYVNKGFIQQLDGSYAVVIHPVNGYLEPEQLETIWRLSKQYGGAKLTVTQAIMIFGIKPEDFDKIAEELEKVRLPLADIGPVVRNVKVCSCEHCKRVIRDVTPLAAQINQCLAGLATPKKFKIAVNGCPNSCVEAQLNDLGIIAVKDGYWIYLGGKGGRQPQLGTRLDVVIKEEYLIDTVKRIVNGYIQVAQNERLAEVINRMGFLPFLRIALAWNSEGIKTCIGARYCKNGVGDVHAIAEHIVSSGNLQGNITISGCGNACAMDKEADYNVVVLKDRVWVYNKNGNMVVINGDQLSEYLRKNGILR
- a CDS encoding LysR family transcriptional regulator, coding for MTLRDIEIFVTVCELKSMSAAAKKLYMSQPAVSQAISQIEGEFQIKLFDRIGKKLSLTYPGEILYSYGRRILNLVREAENILYDVRNMRMGRLNVGASTTVGIYLLPKIIGDFREKFSVDVYFTIDNTAGIEKLILDNAIDLGIVEGPVHSRDIIVIPYIDDELYLVSSKNHRWAEKGIICPEEIENEDIIMREKGSGTREVFEETMAKNNVRYRIKYVLNSTEAIKKAVEANIGVSVISKLAVEKEIRDGRLVKVNIENIRFERKFSIIYHKDKFKSNLFEEFIKHLYDYTVNK
- a CDS encoding TatD family hydrolase: MKEIVDSHVHVSLLPFEGWENMSLAGVRKIIGCSLFFGAKHAETLFDHFHQMLTLSMNIAAKNGIKLYVTIGIHPMGIPDDWTRVIDALPDYLKMSGVVGLGEIGLHEGNQREQQVLHEQLKIAKEYGVPVILHTPPDNRVEITEKTIEIAAKVGIEPRKVIIDHANLDIIDLIEDFGAVPGLTIRQDGLTSQLLLNHLERFQRGVLNSDYSNLKPNDLLSVPKTVRYLELNRAYPEIIDRIARYNAEEIFSI
- the asrA gene encoding anaerobic sulfite reductase subunit AsrA is translated as MSYCVSTKRMDEILKVLQKDYRIYAPVRFEKRGRYSDTDLIRYAEINSIEDVVYDEKSHFSPKEVIYPITQALFYFTEDEYRESKVDDKKILIFARSCDINGFRRLDTIFLKNGGAEDIYYKRLREKVKFILMECKESWDSCFCVSMGSNKTDNYSLAVRFDGDNILVEVKDHEFINLFANEREVEFTPEFVTSNPTKVNIPEIDSQELLEKIYNLEMWESYNSRCISCGACSAVCITCSCFNTLDIIYTENGRVGERRRVQTSCMHEDFTTMAGGWSFRKTAGERMRFRTLHKIYDYKVRFKDENMCVGCGRCEERCPKLISFSSTINRLYDEVEKLKKGEVSRTREQAPSTEEGK